The Alkalibacter rhizosphaerae genomic sequence CTGTGGGAAACATCGTCGGTGCGGATATTTTGAACGTGCTGTTTGTTGTGGGAAGTGCGGCTGCCGTTACTACAGGCGGATTGATCGTACCTGCCAATTACTACAAGCTGCAATTTCCGGCCATGCTGATCATTCTGTTGACGTTCCGATTCTTTACCATGAAAAAAGATGATGTCATCACGAAAAAAGAAGGTGCTTTTTTACTAGGTGTATACTTGGTATATCTGGTACTGAACTTTACTTGGATCTAAAAAACAAAGATGGGATCCTGCTCCAAATGGGAGTGGGATCCTTTGCTTTTTGCCTGTGTTTCATTGACTTTGCGAGGGTTATCTTATATTATGAGGATAAGTTTATCGTGGTCTTATAGGGAGAGAGTAGAGAGGTTGAGAGTATATGGTATCAAGGAAAAAACGATGGATCGTCTACCTGGTGGTCGCATTGCTGATCGGATGGATCATGCCAGCTACTTCGGCAGCCACGGACTACCGTACCATACGGGCGCGCATCACCATGGGATCAAGCAATTTGAAAAGCGTGACCATTGCTTTGAATGGTGATTACGCTTTGATGCAGGATCCTTCTTTGACCTTGCCCGTGGGAGCCTACACCATCAAGGTGGAAGCAGATGCAACCAACCTGCGTCTTGTGGGCAACGGGATCGACGTCGTTGTGGGACCGGAGATCCGATTCATCCGGATGAAATACAGCGGGACTGCCGTCAGCACCCTGCGTCTGAACGGAACCTATCATGGCGATAAAAATTATTTGGGGGATATGCGCTTTCATACATCCTCCGGGTCAATTTTGGTGACCAACCATGTGCCTTTGGAAGAATACTTGTATGGCGTGGTCGCCTATGAAATGAGCAACGCTTTTCCAGTGGAAGCTTTGAAAGCCCAGGCGGTCAGTGCACGAGGCTATGCCATCATGAGCATGACGGACCGGCGGGATTATGACATCGGGGATACTGCCAGTACTCAGGTATACAAAGGATATGACCCCAACGTAACAAGAGTCATCCAGGCAGTGAACGAGACCAAGGGCCAGGTAGTGGCCTACAACGACAAGATCGTTTCCACCTACTATGCCGCTTCCAATGGGGGTCAGATGGACCTGGTCAGCAATGTGTGGGGATCCAACGATGCATCCTACCCTTATTTGGTGATGAAGGATGATCCATACGATCTCAGAAATCCCAGCAGCTTGACTCAAAGAGTTTTTGTTCCATCGCAGGTTACGGGAACGAAGTATGACGTGATCAGTTCTGAAAAGGTGGTGCGGGTGATCAATGTATCTACCTACTTGAATATACGAAGCGGACCAACGACTTCTTATGATGTTATCGGACAGGCAACGTTGAATCAGTTGTTTGCATATGTGGGAACCGATGCCTCCGGATGGCATAAGATCAATTTTTACAAAGACGGGAAGCTTACAGTTGGATATGTCAGCGATGATTATAGCGTGGTGGAAACAAATCAACAAAACGGGTATCTGTATGGAAATCCTGTTCTGCAGGACCTACAGAAGCAAGTATTTGAACAGATCGGAGCAAGCAATAGTATTGCAAATGCCAATCAGATCAAAATCAATCAGGTGGACCGGTTCGTCAATGGACAAAGACGTTGGCCGGAGCCTTCCAGAAGCTATGTGACAGCCGTTG encodes the following:
- a CDS encoding SpoIID/LytB domain-containing protein, whose product is MVSRKKRWIVYLVVALLIGWIMPATSAATDYRTIRARITMGSSNLKSVTIALNGDYALMQDPSLTLPVGAYTIKVEADATNLRLVGNGIDVVVGPEIRFIRMKYSGTAVSTLRLNGTYHGDKNYLGDMRFHTSSGSILVTNHVPLEEYLYGVVAYEMSNAFPVEALKAQAVSARGYAIMSMTDRRDYDIGDTASTQVYKGYDPNVTRVIQAVNETKGQVVAYNDKIVSTYYAASNGGQMDLVSNVWGSNDASYPYLVMKDDPYDLRNPSSLTQRVFVPSQVTGTKYDVISSEKVVRVINVSTYLNIRSGPTTSYDVIGQATLNQLFAYVGTDASGWHKINFYKDGKLTVGYVSDDYSVVETNQQNGYLYGNPVLQDLQKQVFEQIGASNSIANANQIKINQVDRFVNGQRRWPEPSRSYVTAVADVKIQYKKADGSLSNEMAVTNVTIALMMPNGSGGYYLGHDYLNSNLRLRFVETAQDNDGITGYNIVNLRYGHGIGMSQRGAQQMANEGLKYTDILSFYFEGTTLKTYETTVPELPNRGDSPPDPPTNPEEPPTTPEDPPTTPNPTPTVTTTTYTLGANSISGISEKTPVETFVSKFTVKDGSLALVGSDNKAKTTGNVATGDVLYVKDGAEKIVKSYTIVIYGDVNGDGEIDIFDSTTVRRHIMSITQLSGVYYNAANLVDDNNIDIFDSTVIKRHILGITLIKQ